The following proteins are co-located in the Clostridiales bacterium genome:
- a CDS encoding MFS transporter yields the protein MTTLLNLFYGAIQGSYWMYYGAVLSFASVFLLGKGYTNSEIGVILAAANILAVLIQPLLADAADRSKRISLIHIVGSSSIGLAAATLSLYLFPVKAIALSVLFVIIAALHTSLQPLVNSMAFYLGRSGYRINFGIARSGGSIAYAVLCAILGTLVTIYGINAIPVTGVLMLAFLLIFLSVTSGLLKKALPSQEVLKDKTSEEKGEAINLLVFVKRNMPFIMFSIGIMFVFFQNSVLNTYLLQIITEVGGTSSQLGRLFSFMALLEIPGLFFFSKIRSRFSCQFLLKLSSVAFVLKIFLVFLADTVSFIYLAYLFQLISFPIFLSAAIHLVDEVMEKGEAVKGQSFVTGMITMSTVFASLLGGVILDISGASLLLIISTATCVFGTMIVFFSVDRIRRKQQNRHL from the coding sequence ATGACAACACTGTTGAACCTGTTTTATGGCGCGATCCAAGGATCCTATTGGATGTATTACGGAGCAGTACTAAGCTTTGCTTCTGTATTCCTTCTGGGGAAAGGATATACCAATTCAGAAATAGGAGTGATTCTGGCGGCAGCAAATATTTTAGCGGTATTGATTCAGCCGCTGCTGGCAGATGCGGCAGACAGAAGTAAACGGATTTCGTTAATCCACATCGTTGGTAGCAGCAGCATCGGACTTGCTGCTGCCACCCTCTCTCTTTATCTCTTTCCGGTAAAGGCAATCGCTCTTTCCGTCCTTTTTGTAATCATCGCAGCGCTTCATACTTCCTTACAGCCTTTGGTCAACTCGATGGCGTTTTATCTAGGCAGGAGCGGATACCGGATTAATTTCGGCATCGCCAGAAGCGGTGGTTCAATTGCATATGCAGTCCTTTGCGCGATCTTAGGCACACTGGTTACGATTTATGGCATCAATGCAATCCCTGTGACCGGTGTATTGATGTTGGCTTTCCTTTTGATTTTTTTGAGTGTGACTTCAGGTCTGCTGAAAAAGGCTCTTCCCTCACAGGAAGTTTTGAAGGATAAAACCTCCGAGGAAAAGGGAGAAGCGATTAATCTGCTGGTGTTTGTCAAACGAAATATGCCGTTTATTATGTTCTCAATCGGAATCATGTTCGTCTTTTTTCAGAACTCAGTTCTGAATACCTATTTGCTCCAGATAATTACCGAAGTGGGTGGGACAAGCAGTCAGCTAGGGAGGTTATTCTCATTTATGGCATTGCTTGAGATACCGGGCTTGTTCTTTTTCAGTAAAATCAGATCACGCTTTAGCTGCCAGTTTCTGCTGAAGCTCTCGTCCGTTGCTTTTGTCCTTAAGATTTTTCTGGTGTTCCTTGCCGATACCGTGTCATTTATCTACCTGGCGTATCTGTTTCAGCTGATTTCCTTTCCTATCTTTCTATCCGCTGCAATCCATCTGGTGGATGAGGTGATGGAGAAAGGGGAGGCGGTTAAAGGGCAGTCTTTCGTCACTGGTATGATCACCATGAGTACTGTATTTGCCAGCCTGCTGGGAGGAGTCATCCTGGATATCAGCGGAGCCTCGCTGCTGCTCATCATCAGCACGGCAACCTGTGTGTTTGGCACAATGATCGTATTTTTTTCAGTGGACCGAATTCGAAGAAAACAACAAAACCGGCACTTGTGA
- a CDS encoding SAM-dependent methyltransferase has protein sequence MNTRIVNPIGEIRHNENGMVLVVDEAFRPALKALDGFSHVNVLWWCSKCDHQDARSTLEVAAPYKKSPEIMGIFATRSPIRPNPIALTAVQVLGINHEEGELYLAYIDADDGTPVLDIKPYTPSIDRVEHPVVPDWCSHWPKSAEASGDFDWGAEFNF, from the coding sequence ATGAATACACGAATTGTAAATCCAATCGGTGAGATCAGACACAATGAGAATGGGATGGTTTTAGTCGTTGACGAAGCCTTTCGACCTGCACTCAAGGCTCTTGACGGTTTTAGCCATGTCAATGTGCTTTGGTGGTGCAGTAAATGTGACCACCAAGACGCACGAAGCACCCTCGAAGTCGCGGCTCCTTACAAAAAATCACCTGAAATCATGGGAATCTTTGCAACAAGGTCACCGATCCGCCCAAACCCTATCGCCTTGACAGCGGTTCAGGTACTGGGGATCAATCACGAAGAAGGGGAACTCTATCTGGCCTATATTGATGCGGACGACGGGACTCCGGTTCTGGATATTAAGCCCTATACCCCAAGCATTGACAGAGTCGAGCATCCGGTGGTGCCAGACTGGTGCAGCCACTGGCCAAAATCTGCTGAAGCATCAGGGGACTTTGATTGGGGTGCAGAGTTTAATTTTTAG
- a CDS encoding MerR family transcriptional regulator, whose protein sequence is MFKIGEFSKLMQVSVRMLRYYDEAGLLKPAEIDRFTGYRFYSTAQIQQLQRIIFLRDSGFAVGEISALLKRCDDNYTLSALDQKREEAQIAIDEQRKKISKIEAAICELREGRQPIHYEVLVKRIPAYPTLCLRRIIPNYFHEGMLWKEFTEQVEREKLEVPQNTLNFAVYHDLEYKETDVDVEVCAVVNETEPYLSSPMFRMVEEVSTMACMMVYGPFENIGPAFAEFARWLSEHQTYRMSGFNRQICHRGPWNEEVEDHYLTEIQIPVEIRD, encoded by the coding sequence ATGTTTAAAATCGGAGAATTTTCAAAGCTGATGCAGGTGTCTGTGCGGATGCTTCGTTATTATGATGAGGCGGGGCTTTTGAAACCTGCCGAGATAGATCGCTTTACCGGGTACCGCTTTTATTCAACGGCTCAGATTCAACAGCTTCAGCGCATTATCTTTCTCAGGGATTCCGGCTTTGCCGTAGGCGAGATTTCTGCTCTCCTAAAACGATGCGATGATAATTATACGCTAAGCGCACTTGATCAGAAAAGAGAAGAGGCCCAAATAGCCATTGATGAACAGCGAAAGAAAATATCGAAAATTGAGGCTGCTATTTGTGAACTGAGGGAAGGGCGCCAGCCGATCCATTATGAAGTCTTGGTAAAACGCATTCCGGCGTATCCTACCCTGTGCTTGAGAAGAATAATTCCGAACTATTTTCATGAGGGAATGCTCTGGAAGGAATTTACTGAGCAGGTCGAACGGGAGAAGCTGGAGGTTCCTCAGAACACACTCAACTTTGCTGTATATCATGATCTCGAGTACAAAGAAACGGATGTTGATGTAGAAGTTTGCGCGGTTGTGAATGAAACGGAGCCTTACCTCAGTTCACCGATGTTTCGCATGGTTGAGGAGGTTTCTACGATGGCTTGTATGATGGTCTACGGGCCATTTGAGAATATAGGACCGGCCTTTGCAGAGTTTGCACGATGGCTTTCTGAGCACCAGACCTATCGCATGAGCGGATTCAACCGTCAAATCTGCCATCGGGGACCATGGAATGAAGAGGTGGAAGATCATTATCTTACGGAAATTCAGATTCCTGTGGAAATTAGGGATTGA